GCTCTCGGCCTCGCTGCGCAACTGGCGCGCAACCGCCGCCATTGCCGGATTGACGGAGGTGAGGTCGGTTGCGCGCAGGAACATGCCGGCCGGAAACCGCTCGTCCGTGCCGCGCAGCACGCCGCCGGTGTCGTGGGTCTCGATCAGGCCCTCGGCGGTGATCTTGATGTCGCCGACCGGCCCGCAGGACAGCACGTGGGTGACGTTGCCGAATGCGTCTTCGTGGGTGTCGAGCTTGGTGTCGGTCGAGACGTCGATCTGCCATTCCGCCAGATATTGCCCGTCATGGCTGCCGGGCGTCATGCGCAGGATCTGGATCACGCTCGTGGCCGGCGGCTCGTAGCGATAGGTCGTGGTGTGCTGGATTCGCAGGCGCATGGTGCTTCTGGATCGGTCATTCCGGGATGGCGCGGCGGGACCGCGCGAAGCGCGGCCCGAGCGCCAGACCCGGAATCTCGAGATTCCGGGTTCGATGCTTCGCATCGCCCCGGAATGACGAAGGGTGAGTGGTTAGGTCCTGACTAGATCAGATACTGCCTTGTGATGATTTCGCCCAGCCTTGAATTGTCGGTGATGAATTCCTGAATGAATTCATGCACGCCATGCTGGAAAATGTCGTTCATATTGCTGTGTTCCAGCCGGTTGCGGATGCCGCGGGCGTGGCGCTGGGCCGGGCCCTGGCGGCCATAGGCGACGCCGATCTGGTCGAGGTTGCGCACGAGATTGCCGTAGCAGCTTGCCAGCGACCGCGGCAGCGTGTCGTTGAGGATGAGCAAATCCGCGATCAGCCACGGCTTCAGCGTCTCGCGATAGACCCAGTGATAGGCCGTCAGCGCCGAGACCGAGCGCAGGATCGAGCTCCACTGATAGAAGTCGAGCGGGCCGCCGACATGCTCCTCCTCGGGCAACAGCACGTGATACTTCACGTCGAGAATGCGCGCGGTGTTGTCGGCGCGCTCCAGATGCACGCCCATCCGCGAGAACCAGTAGGCGTCATTGCGCAGCATGGTCCGATAGGCCGAGCCGTCGAAGCGCAGCGAGGTCTCCTGCACGAAGCGCAGGAATTTCGCGAGGTCCTCGCGCGTTGAGGTGCCCTTGCTCCAGACCGCCTGGAGCTCGATCCAGGCGGAGTTGATGGTGTCCCACATCTCGCTGGTCAGTGCGGTGCGCACCGAGCGCGAGTTCAGCCGCGCGGCCTCGATGCAGTTTCTGATCGAGGACGGATTGTCCGCCGAGAACGAGAGATAGTCGACGACGTTGTGCTCGTTGGCTTCCTCATATTGCTGATAGAAGCTTGCGGCGACGCCGGCGGTGAGCAGCGCCGAGTCCCATTCGTTGGTCTTGCCGACATAGGCGGCGGGAAGCGCGGTGACGCGCAGCGTCGCATCGATGGTGCGCGCGAGATACTCGGCCCGTTCGACGTAGCGGGCGAGCCAGTAGAGGTTTTCGGCGGTACGCGACAGCATCTGTCTACTCGTCCAGGATCCAGGTGTCTTTGGTGCCGCCGCCCTGGCTGGAATTGACCACCAAGGAGCCTTCCTGCAGTGCGACGCGTGTCAGCCCGCCCGGCACGATCGTGGTGCGCTTGCTGCCGGTGAGCACGAAGGGCCGCAAATCGACGTGGCGCGGCGCAAGGCCTGACGCCGTGCAGGTCGGGCAAGTCGAAAGCGCCAGCGTCGGCTGTGCGATAAAGCCCTCCGGCTCGCGCTTGAGCTTCTCGCGGAAGGCTTCGATCGTCGCTTTCGTCGCAGCCGGGCCGATCAGCATGCCGTAACCGCCGGAGCCGTGCACCTCCTTGACAACGAGATCGCTTAAGTTGTCCAGCACATAGGCGAGGTCCTTTGGCTCGCGGCAGCGCCAGGTCGGGACGTTCTTCAGGATCGGCTCCTCGCCGAGATAGAACTTCACGATGTCGGGCATGTAGGAGTAGATCGCCTTGTCATCGGCGATGCCAGTGCCGACGGCGTTGGCGAGCGTGATGTTGCCGGCCGCATAGGCCGACATCAGCCCGGGCACGCCCAGCACGGAGTCAGGGCGGAAGGTGAGGGGATCGAGGAAGTCGTCGTCGACACGACGATAGATCACGTCGACGCGTTTTATGCCCTCGGTCGTCCGCATGAACACTTCGTTGTTCTTGACGATGAGGTCGCGGCCCTCGACCAGCTCGATGCCGAGCTTGTCGGCAAGGAAGGAGTGCTCGTAATAGGCGGAGTTGTAGACGCCCGGCGTCAGCAGGGCGACCGTCGGCTCGCCCGAGGCGCTCTGCGGCGCGACCGAGCGCAGGGCCGCGAGCAACTCGTCCGGATAGCGCTCGACCGGCGCCACCCTGTGGCGAGCGAACAGATCCGGAAACAGCCGCATCATGATCTCGCGGTTTTCCAGCATGTAGGACACCCCGGAGGGCGTGCGGGCATTGTCCTCCAGCACGATGAAGTCTTCGGCGTCGACCCGGACGATGTCGATGCCGGCGATGTGCACGTAGACGTCGTGCGGCACCTGCTGGCCGTTCATCTCGGGACGGAAGACCGGGTTCTGGAAGATCAGGTCGTCAGGCACGATTTCGGCGCGAAGGATGTCGCGGCCGTGATAGATGTCGCGCAGGAACATGTTGAGCGCCTTGACGCGCTGCTTCAGGCCTCTCTCCAGCAGCGCCCATTCCTTGCCGGACATGATCCGCGGAATGACGTCGAAGGGGATCAGGCGTTCGGTGGATTCTGAGTCCCCGTAGACTGCGAAGGTGATGCCGATGCGGCGGAAAAGGAGCTCGGCCTCCTGACGGCGATATTCGAGCGCCTCGGGAGGCGTCTCCTTGAGCCAGCGCGCCAGCTCCTGATAGGCAGGGCGAAGGTCCCCACCGGGAATATTCATTTCATCAAACGCGACTGCCATAGATCCCGACTTGTCTCCGCAAGGCGTTGCGCCATTGGACAGGCCGCCAGGCCTTGGTGAAGACCGTAACGTCCGTGGCCATGCGGCAAGAGTGCATGACTTTCATGTGGTAGCAAGGGGCGGGCCAGCGCGATAAGCATGGAGGATGGGCATTTGCCGAGGATGAACGGCGGCTTGCCTGAAAAAATGGCTGAGTACTGCTTATTTCGGCAGCAAAACCGCGTGACTTCAACGCGTTACCTCGGCAGAGTCGGCGCGACAGGTGAGGGACAGTTTTATGAGCGAGATCGTCACGGCGGGCATTCTGGTCATTGGGGACGAAATCCTGTCCGGCCGGACCAAGGACAAGAACATCGGCTTCATCGCCGAATACCTGACCAATATCGGCATCGACCTGAAGGAAGTCCGGGTCGTCTCCGACGACGAGGCCGACATCATCGCCGCGTTGGATGCGCTGCGGCATCGCTACACCTATGTCTTCACCACTGGCGGCATTGGCCCGACGCATGACGACATCACCGCCGACAGCGTCGCCAAGGCCTTCGGCGTCGGCATCGACCATCATCCGGAAGTGGTCGCCCGCTTCCGCGAGCGCTGGAGCCAGCAGGACCTCAACGAGGCCCGCCTGCGCATGGCCCGCATCCCCGACGGGGCCGAACTGATCCAGAGCGCCACGATCCTTGCCCCCGGCTTCAAGATCGGCAATGTCATCGTGATGGCGGGCGTGCCCTCGATCATGCAGGCGATGATGGACATCGTCTCGCCCAAGCTGAAATCGGGCGTGCGCATGCTCTCCGAATCGGTCCGCGCCAATGCGCGGGAGGGCGACATCGGCAGCCCGCTGCGGGCGATCGCCGCTGAACACCCCGACACCATCATCGGCAGCTATCCCTTCATGGACGAGGAGCAAAAGCCGAACACCAATCTGGTGGTGCGCTCGCGCGATGCGGATAAGCTCGCAGCCGCGATGGCCGCGGTGAAGGACATGCTGGCGGGATTGAACATCACCCGCTAAAGCGCCTGCCCAGCGGGCACTTTAGCGTCTTATTCGAGCATGATCTTGCCGGAAAACCGCTGCACACTTTTCCGGATCATGCTTTGGAGCCCGGCTTGCCGGACGTGTTACGAAGCAGGAGACGACAATGGTTGGTGAAGCACCGGAACTGAGCGCGCAGGAGCGGGCGGGCAAGGCCTTCCCGGTCTCGTGGGACCAGTTCCACCGGGATTGCCGGGCGCTGACCTGGCGGCTCAACGAGGTCGGTCCGTTCCATGCGGTGATTGCGATCACCCGCGGCGGTCTGGTGCCGGCCGCGATCGTGGCGCGCGAGCTCGGCGTGCGCGTGATCGATACGGTCTGCATCGCCAGCTACGACCACA
This genomic stretch from Bradyrhizobium sp. CCGB12 harbors:
- a CDS encoding alpha-E domain-containing protein, encoding MLSRTAENLYWLARYVERAEYLARTIDATLRVTALPAAYVGKTNEWDSALLTAGVAASFYQQYEEANEHNVVDYLSFSADNPSSIRNCIEAARLNSRSVRTALTSEMWDTINSAWIELQAVWSKGTSTREDLAKFLRFVQETSLRFDGSAYRTMLRNDAYWFSRMGVHLERADNTARILDVKYHVLLPEEEHVGGPLDFYQWSSILRSVSALTAYHWVYRETLKPWLIADLLILNDTLPRSLASCYGNLVRNLDQIGVAYGRQGPAQRHARGIRNRLEHSNMNDIFQHGVHEFIQEFITDNSRLGEIITRQYLI
- a CDS encoding circularly permuted type 2 ATP-grasp protein yields the protein MAVAFDEMNIPGGDLRPAYQELARWLKETPPEALEYRRQEAELLFRRIGITFAVYGDSESTERLIPFDVIPRIMSGKEWALLERGLKQRVKALNMFLRDIYHGRDILRAEIVPDDLIFQNPVFRPEMNGQQVPHDVYVHIAGIDIVRVDAEDFIVLEDNARTPSGVSYMLENREIMMRLFPDLFARHRVAPVERYPDELLAALRSVAPQSASGEPTVALLTPGVYNSAYYEHSFLADKLGIELVEGRDLIVKNNEVFMRTTEGIKRVDVIYRRVDDDFLDPLTFRPDSVLGVPGLMSAYAAGNITLANAVGTGIADDKAIYSYMPDIVKFYLGEEPILKNVPTWRCREPKDLAYVLDNLSDLVVKEVHGSGGYGMLIGPAATKATIEAFREKLKREPEGFIAQPTLALSTCPTCTASGLAPRHVDLRPFVLTGSKRTTIVPGGLTRVALQEGSLVVNSSQGGGTKDTWILDE
- a CDS encoding molybdopterin-binding protein, coding for MSEIVTAGILVIGDEILSGRTKDKNIGFIAEYLTNIGIDLKEVRVVSDDEADIIAALDALRHRYTYVFTTGGIGPTHDDITADSVAKAFGVGIDHHPEVVARFRERWSQQDLNEARLRMARIPDGAELIQSATILAPGFKIGNVIVMAGVPSIMQAMMDIVSPKLKSGVRMLSESVRANAREGDIGSPLRAIAAEHPDTIIGSYPFMDEEQKPNTNLVVRSRDADKLAAAMAAVKDMLAGLNITR